A window from Mycoplasma phocoeninasale encodes these proteins:
- the gltX gene encoding glutamate--tRNA ligase: MNKDKRIRTRYAPSPTGYLHIGGARTALFNYLFAKHFNGDFIFRLEDTDVARNVVGGEASQLNNLAWLGIVPDESPLKPNLKYGPYRQSEKLQIYQEAANELIQKNLAYKAYDSADELQKQRQESEDAKIASFRYDPNWLKISEAEKAKRDASGEYSIRLRLPKNTVYRWKDLVRDEIAVNSDDIGDFVIIKSDGYPTYNFAVVIDDHQMEISHVLRGEEHITNTPKQIAIYQAFNWEMPEFGHLTIITNMEGKKLSKRDNSVKQFIEDYKNEGYRPEAIFNFLMLLGWTSADKTEMMSKDEAISKFDPLRLSKSPSKFDIVKMEWFSKQYMKNIANAELISLINSPKDHNWNEIFVDTYKQSSPTVLELKNNLKIYLQPKKVCDLSLDGTEVIKVFYSLLKTMPFSIDSIQEAINRTKDICNVKGKDLFMPIRKAATYEEHGPELAKAIYLFGEDLIMKRLEDATKI, translated from the coding sequence ATGAATAAAGATAAAAGAATAAGAACAAGATATGCTCCAAGTCCAACGGGATATTTACACATTGGCGGAGCAAGAACAGCACTATTTAATTATTTATTTGCTAAGCATTTTAATGGCGATTTTATCTTTCGTTTAGAAGATACTGATGTTGCTAGAAATGTTGTGGGTGGAGAAGCTAGTCAACTTAATAATCTAGCATGACTTGGTATTGTTCCTGATGAAAGTCCACTAAAACCAAATTTGAAATACGGGCCATATCGTCAAAGCGAAAAATTACAAATTTATCAAGAAGCTGCTAATGAATTAATTCAAAAAAATCTAGCCTATAAGGCATACGATAGTGCGGATGAGCTACAAAAGCAACGTCAGGAATCTGAAGATGCCAAAATTGCTTCATTTCGTTATGATCCTAATTGATTGAAAATCTCAGAGGCCGAAAAGGCAAAGCGTGATGCTAGCGGTGAGTATTCAATTCGACTAAGATTGCCGAAAAATACAGTGTATAGATGAAAAGATTTAGTACGTGATGAAATTGCAGTTAACAGTGATGATATTGGTGACTTTGTTATTATTAAAAGTGATGGCTATCCAACCTATAATTTTGCTGTAGTCATTGACGATCACCAAATGGAAATTTCACATGTTCTTCGCGGTGAAGAGCATATTACTAACACTCCTAAACAAATCGCCATATATCAGGCTTTTAATTGAGAAATGCCGGAGTTTGGACATCTAACAATTATTACCAACATGGAAGGCAAAAAACTATCAAAGCGTGACAATAGTGTTAAGCAGTTTATTGAAGATTATAAAAATGAAGGATATCGTCCCGAGGCTATTTTTAATTTTCTAATGCTACTAGGGTGAACGTCAGCTGATAAAACTGAAATGATGAGCAAAGATGAAGCAATTTCAAAATTCGACCCCCTTAGACTAAGTAAAAGTCCTTCGAAATTTGATATTGTAAAAATGGAATGATTTTCAAAACAATATATGAAAAATATTGCCAACGCCGAATTGATTTCCCTTATTAATTCTCCTAAAGATCATAATTGAAATGAAATTTTCGTTGACACATATAAACAATCTTCACCAACGGTTTTGGAACTTAAAAATAACTTAAAAATTTATTTACAACCTAAAAAAGTTTGTGATCTTAGTTTAGATGGTACTGAAGTTATTAAGGTTTTCTATAGTCTCTTAAAGACGATGCCCTTTAGCATTGATAGTATTCAAGAAGCCATTAATAGAACAAAAGATATTTGTAATGTTAAGGGTAAGGATTTGTTTATGCCAATTAGAAAAGCCGCAACGTATGAAGAGCATGGCCCTGAACTTGCTAAGGCAATTTATTTGTTTGGCGAAGATCTAATAATGAAGAGATTAGAAGATGCAACTAAAATATAG
- a CDS encoding methionyl-tRNA formyltransferase: MTKKIRLVLAGTGKFSAQVFRQLINDSRFEIICLISQPNKKLDRNKQPIMTDVAKLAREFSINLYQPNKISEILEDLKKVEFDFFMTAAFGQFIPNSILALPKCLPLNVHGSILEKYRGASPIQYALLNDDKVTGITLIEMVAKMDAGDMLKKAVVEVKPTDTALELFDKLGKITAENISQWLIDIYNGNFIREVQDESKVTLAPKIQNEEAQLFADDSCQDALNKIRAFNDQPGAFMMYREKRLKIYRASKEKIKTPLVIDFKDGKLYLQEYQFEGKKKVTHEV; this comes from the coding sequence ATGACAAAAAAAATAAGATTAGTTTTAGCTGGAACAGGTAAGTTTTCAGCACAAGTTTTTAGACAATTAATTAACGATTCACGCTTTGAAATCATTTGTTTAATTAGTCAACCTAATAAAAAACTAGACAGAAATAAGCAACCTATTATGACTGATGTCGCTAAGCTGGCAAGGGAATTTAGTATTAATCTATATCAACCTAATAAAATCAGTGAAATTCTTGAAGATCTCAAAAAAGTGGAATTTGACTTTTTTATGACGGCTGCTTTTGGACAATTTATTCCAAATAGTATTTTAGCTCTTCCAAAGTGTCTACCATTGAATGTTCATGGTAGTATTTTAGAAAAATACCGTGGTGCTTCACCAATCCAGTATGCGCTGTTAAATGATGATAAAGTTACTGGTATAACCCTAATTGAAATGGTTGCCAAAATGGATGCTGGCGATATGCTAAAAAAAGCAGTAGTGGAGGTTAAACCAACTGATACAGCACTAGAATTATTTGACAAATTAGGCAAGATTACTGCCGAAAATATTAGTCAGTGGTTAATTGATATTTATAATGGTAATTTTATTAGAGAAGTACAAGACGAATCAAAAGTTACATTAGCTCCTAAAATCCAAAATGAAGAAGCACAACTATTTGCTGATGATAGCTGTCAAGATGCTTTGAATAAGATTAGAGCATTTAATGACCAACCAGGGGCGTTTATGATGTATCGAGAAAAGAGATTAAAGATTTATCGTGCTTCTAAAGAAAAAATTAAGACACCATTGGTAATTGATTTTAAAGATGGCAAATTATATTTACAGGAATATCAATTTGAAGGCAAAAAGAAAGTTACACATGAAGTTTAA
- a CDS encoding uracil-DNA glycosylase: MKFNFIDFFNRQKPQEYFKKLTENLKGRNITPPKRRIFFALENFDFDNLKVIIIGQDPYPGENVADGLCFSSNEKKTPASLLNIFKEIKSSYPECSFSTNNLDNWKKQGVLLLNSILTNEVGRTLAHKNIGWETFTLNLLSKINAHYNNVIYLILGNYAKNFIKSLDLTNQIVLSTSHPSPLGVNAGFKGSKIFEKVNDKLKELNKSPIDWSTR; the protein is encoded by the coding sequence ATGAAGTTTAATTTCATTGACTTTTTCAATCGTCAAAAGCCGCAAGAATACTTTAAAAAACTAACAGAAAATTTAAAAGGTAGAAATATTACTCCGCCAAAAAGGCGTATCTTTTTTGCACTTGAGAATTTTGATTTTGATAATTTGAAGGTAATTATCATTGGTCAAGATCCTTACCCTGGTGAAAATGTTGCTGATGGTCTCTGCTTTTCATCAAATGAAAAAAAGACTCCAGCTTCGCTTCTAAATATTTTCAAAGAAATTAAAAGCTCATATCCAGAGTGCAGTTTTAGCACTAACAATTTGGATAATTGAAAAAAGCAAGGAGTTCTACTACTTAATAGTATTTTAACAAATGAAGTTGGTAGAACACTAGCACATAAAAACATCGGATGAGAAACTTTTACTTTAAATTTATTGTCAAAGATTAATGCACACTATAATAATGTTATTTATTTAATCTTAGGCAACTATGCTAAAAACTTTATCAAGAGTTTAGATTTAACTAATCAAATTGTTTTATCTACATCTCATCCATCGCCATTAGGAGTTAATGCTGGCTTTAAGGGCTCAAAAATATTTGAGAAAGTTAATGATAAATTAAAAGAGCTTAATAAAAGTCCTATTGACTGGTCAACTAGATAA
- a CDS encoding Mbov_0121 family peptidase domain-containing ABC transporter yields MWIGKQIDIKDCGIFVLQAFFREYYNKLCDINYLKVNAKYDENGISLFSFKELENKIGLKIEILEGDFESFLKINIDQEYATILNLEQGQHYVIFESKTRKGFWLVDSVRGRYFLANDELERYYNNFIIIVKKDQDNNFQKNSIPKQNYSIPVKYEYHKWIVIFLLVILTQLFSFVGSFYSKYIFEALFDSKQHNKFLIIFVIFLWIVILRFLMSWLNKILKFRVSSNYEKRIYEKLQQDISRAPEIQLNKISQNEFLSTISLVPQIVEYKTNLLLFSLNNLVIFLSAGIILGILNKIILYIAICYCLIVFIISLLGFQRIRMNYSRLIIKKINQIQNINGVFLNWNNRWNQEYMAWKIQDFKKILDDSINYQQLIFKIDTGINTFNDFLFTVVQMFILYYGAILFIAKKINIANLSLISTIFTLLNSPTKNMSSLISGISINKIGILRLKFLFNLNIKSEKNLVAIECPEINTIAFKNLEFSYGSIPIFQNLNYEIDNHTHLIGSNGSGKSTLLKILWQLYSHTSGDILIDGISIKNINLKQWREQIYLNNDSEYFDSDNLLNIITQNDAKKVEIFIDAYQRYNLAEIFNIFKLNLRYKIENYGTNLSSGQQQFISIMRLFCKKYRVICLDEIFENFSEESFHKISEKIRKFQDNCLFIEISHVNRFIINNSYNKLVF; encoded by the coding sequence ATGTGGATCGGAAAACAAATTGATATTAAAGATTGTGGAATTTTTGTGCTGCAGGCTTTCTTTAGAGAATATTACAATAAACTTTGTGACATAAATTATCTAAAGGTTAATGCTAAATATGATGAAAATGGTATTTCGTTATTTTCATTTAAAGAACTGGAAAATAAAATTGGACTTAAAATAGAAATTTTAGAGGGTGATTTTGAGTCATTTTTAAAAATTAATATTGACCAAGAATATGCTACCATTTTGAACCTTGAGCAAGGGCAGCATTATGTTATATTTGAAAGCAAAACTAGGAAAGGATTTTGACTAGTTGATTCAGTACGAGGGAGATATTTTTTGGCTAATGATGAGCTAGAAAGATATTACAATAATTTTATTATCATTGTCAAAAAAGATCAAGACAATAACTTTCAAAAAAACTCGATACCAAAACAGAATTATAGTATCCCTGTTAAATATGAATATCATAAATGAATTGTGATTTTTTTGCTTGTCATACTTACTCAACTTTTTTCATTTGTTGGTAGCTTTTATTCAAAATATATTTTTGAAGCTTTATTTGACAGTAAACAACACAATAAATTTTTAATAATTTTTGTTATCTTCTTATGAATAGTAATACTTCGCTTTTTAATGAGCTGATTGAACAAAATTTTAAAATTTAGAGTTAGCTCAAATTATGAAAAAAGAATTTATGAAAAACTTCAGCAAGATATCAGTAGGGCGCCAGAAATACAATTGAATAAAATATCACAAAATGAATTTTTATCTACTATAAGCCTAGTTCCCCAGATTGTTGAGTATAAAACTAACTTATTACTTTTTTCGCTCAATAACCTCGTTATTTTTCTCTCTGCCGGCATAATACTGGGAATTTTGAATAAAATTATCTTATATATTGCCATTTGCTACTGCTTGATTGTATTTATCATTTCCTTGCTTGGATTTCAAAGAATAAGAATGAATTATAGTCGATTAATAATTAAAAAAATTAATCAAATCCAAAACATAAATGGCGTTTTTCTTAATTGAAACAACCGTTGGAATCAAGAATATATGGCTTGAAAAATTCAAGATTTTAAAAAAATCTTAGATGATTCAATAAACTATCAGCAATTAATTTTCAAGATTGACACGGGCATCAATACATTCAATGACTTTCTTTTTACTGTTGTTCAAATGTTTATCTTATACTATGGGGCAATACTGTTCATTGCAAAAAAAATCAATATAGCAAATCTATCACTAATTTCTACCATTTTCACTCTTCTAAATTCACCGACAAAAAACATGTCTAGTTTGATTAGTGGCATTTCAATTAATAAGATCGGAATTTTAAGATTAAAGTTCTTATTTAATTTAAATATCAAGTCAGAAAAAAACCTAGTGGCCATCGAGTGCCCAGAAATCAACACTATTGCTTTTAAAAATTTAGAATTTTCTTATGGATCAATACCAATTTTTCAAAATCTGAATTATGAAATTGATAACCACACTCATTTGATTGGCTCAAATGGTTCTGGGAAATCAACATTGCTCAAAATTCTTTGGCAACTTTATTCACATACCTCTGGAGATATTTTAATTGATGGGATTAGCATTAAAAATATTAATTTAAAGCAATGAAGAGAGCAAATTTATTTAAACAACGATTCCGAATATTTTGATAGTGATAACTTACTAAATATAATTACTCAAAATGATGCAAAGAAAGTAGAAATATTTATTGATGCATATCAAAGATATAACCTTGCTGAAATTTTTAATATTTTTAAATTGAATTTACGATACAAAATCGAAAATTATGGCACAAATTTATCAAGTGGTCAACAACAATTTATTTCAATTATGCGTTTGTTTTGTAAAAAATATAGAGTAATCTGTTTAGATGAAATATTTGAAAACTTTTCTGAAGAGAGCTTTCATAAAATTAGCGAAAAAATAAGAAAATTTCAAGATAATTGCCTATTTATTGAAATCAGCCATGTAAATAGGTTCATCATTAATAATTCTTATAATAAATTAGTTTTTTAA
- the plsY gene encoding glycerol-3-phosphate 1-O-acyltransferase PlsY has translation MFKINYISANLTFMIIGYLLGSISFGIIIGKLRGKDLRKEGSNNAGATNAMRVLGLKFGALVFILDFLKSYLSIMLAFTLKALTKNIYIIPMLAGLGAIIGHVFPIFHNLKGGKGVSCFMAMIFAFDFMIFTIYAMVFIFIVLVTKYVSLASTITSATVPFIGFVRPLYFNSSLGFLQANTIYPIHTIVLILGAIIIVIKHIPNYIRLFNHQENKLKL, from the coding sequence ATGTTTAAAATAAATTATATTTCAGCAAATCTTACTTTTATGATAATTGGATATTTACTTGGATCAATTAGCTTTGGAATTATTATTGGTAAACTAAGAGGAAAAGATTTGAGAAAAGAAGGCTCAAACAATGCTGGAGCAACAAATGCCATGCGGGTTTTAGGTTTAAAATTTGGGGCCTTAGTTTTTATTTTAGATTTTCTAAAAAGTTATTTATCAATCATGCTTGCTTTTACGCTCAAGGCCTTAACTAAAAATATTTATATTATTCCAATGCTAGCCGGCCTTGGGGCAATTATTGGTCATGTTTTTCCAATTTTTCATAATCTTAAAGGTGGCAAAGGTGTATCTTGTTTTATGGCAATGATTTTTGCTTTTGATTTTATGATCTTTACCATTTATGCTATGGTTTTTATCTTTATTGTTCTGGTGACAAAATATGTTTCTTTGGCCTCAACAATAACTTCAGCAACAGTCCCATTTATTGGTTTTGTTCGTCCGCTTTATTTTAATTCATCGCTTGGCTTTCTACAAGCAAACACGATTTATCCAATTCATACGATAGTTTTGATTCTTGGAGCAATTATTATTGTAATAAAACATATTCCTAATTACATTAGGCTATTCAACCATCAAGAAAATAAACTTAAGTTATAA